One segment of Neisseria mucosa DNA contains the following:
- the hemW gene encoding radical SAM family heme chaperone HemW, with protein MTQITFQRPGQLTALPPLSLYIHTPWCIKKCPYCDFNSHSLKNGLPEEAYIDALLTDLQLELPNIWGRPVETIFFGGGTPSLFQAESIDRLLSGVRSLLRLQPEAEITLEANPGTFEIEKFQGFKDAGITRLSIGVQSFNDDMLARLGRVHNGKEALTAIDTALKLFEKVNIDLMYALPNQTVQTALNDVQTAIATGVSHISAYHLTMEPNTPFGHTPPKGLPQDEAALDIEDAVHGALESAGFIHYETSAFAKPAMQCRHNLNYWQFGDYLGIGAGAHGKISYPDRIERTVRRRHPNDYLAAMQSNPHEAVERKTVAAEDLPFEFMMNVLRLTDGVPAATLQERTGVPTAKIMTQIETARQKGLLESDPTVFRPTEQGRLFLNDLLQCFL; from the coding sequence ATGACCCAAATCACTTTCCAACGCCCCGGACAACTCACCGCCCTACCGCCCTTGTCGCTCTACATCCACACCCCGTGGTGCATCAAAAAATGCCCGTATTGCGACTTTAATTCCCACAGCCTGAAAAACGGCCTGCCGGAAGAAGCCTATATCGATGCCCTATTAACCGACTTGCAGCTTGAATTACCCAATATTTGGGGCAGACCGGTAGAAACCATATTCTTCGGCGGCGGTACACCCAGTCTGTTTCAAGCGGAATCAATTGACCGCTTGTTAAGCGGCGTGCGTTCGCTGTTGCGTTTGCAACCCGAAGCGGAAATTACTTTGGAAGCAAACCCGGGTACATTTGAAATTGAGAAGTTTCAGGGATTTAAAGACGCAGGCATTACGCGTCTATCTATCGGCGTGCAAAGTTTTAACGACGATATGCTTGCTCGATTGGGACGCGTTCACAACGGCAAAGAAGCCCTGACAGCCATTGATACTGCCTTGAAATTATTTGAAAAAGTCAATATCGATTTGATGTATGCCCTGCCAAACCAAACGGTTCAGACGGCCTTAAACGATGTGCAAACCGCTATTGCAACAGGCGTATCGCATATCAGCGCATATCATCTGACCATGGAGCCGAACACGCCTTTTGGTCATACGCCGCCAAAAGGTTTGCCGCAAGATGAAGCAGCATTGGATATTGAAGATGCCGTACACGGCGCATTGGAAAGTGCAGGCTTTATCCACTACGAAACATCGGCTTTTGCAAAACCAGCCATGCAGTGCCGCCACAATTTGAACTACTGGCAGTTCGGCGATTATTTGGGCATCGGCGCGGGCGCACACGGAAAAATTTCCTATCCCGACCGCATCGAGCGAACTGTCCGCCGCCGCCATCCCAACGACTATCTTGCCGCCATGCAGAGTAATCCGCATGAAGCAGTTGAACGCAAAACCGTTGCTGCCGAAGACCTTCCATTCGAGTTCATGATGAACGTCCTGCGCCTGACCGACGGCGTACCTGCTGCAACGCTGCAAGAACGTACCGGCGTACCCACTGCAAAAATTATGACACAAATCGAAACCGCCAGACAAAAAGGCCTGCTTGAATCAGACCCGACCGTGTTCCGCCCGACCGAACAAGGTCGTTTGTTCTTAAACGACTTGTTACAGTGTTTTTTATAA
- the pth gene encoding aminoacyl-tRNA hydrolase, producing MSLKIKLIVGLGNPGQEYEQTRHNVGFWLLDELAWKWKVNFKDEKKFYGEVARAATPDGDVWLLKPMTFMNRSGQAVAALAQFYKIKPEEILVVHDELDIPCGRIKFKLGGGNGGHNGLKDIQARLGTPNFYRLRLGIDHPGDRNLVVGYVLNKPSAEHRQQIDDAIAKSLQGLPVVLNGEWEEATRFLHSK from the coding sequence ATGAGCTTGAAAATTAAATTAATCGTCGGTTTGGGCAATCCAGGCCAAGAATACGAACAAACGCGCCACAATGTCGGCTTTTGGCTGTTGGACGAACTAGCATGGAAATGGAAAGTCAATTTTAAAGACGAAAAGAAATTTTACGGCGAAGTAGCACGCGCTGCTACGCCTGATGGCGATGTTTGGCTGCTCAAACCCATGACATTTATGAACCGATCCGGTCAGGCTGTTGCTGCTTTGGCTCAGTTTTACAAAATTAAGCCGGAGGAAATCTTAGTGGTTCATGACGAGCTGGATATTCCATGCGGCCGTATCAAATTCAAACTTGGCGGCGGCAACGGCGGACACAACGGCCTCAAAGACATTCAGGCTCGTTTGGGTACGCCTAATTTCTACCGCCTGCGCTTGGGTATTGATCATCCGGGCGACCGTAATCTGGTTGTCGGTTATGTGTTGAATAAACCGTCGGCGGAGCATAGACAGCAAATTGATGACGCCATCGCCAAATCTCTGCAAGGATTGCCGGTCGTATTGAATGGCGAATGGGAAGAGGCAACGCGTTTTTTACACAGTAAGTAA
- the bamC gene encoding outer membrane protein assembly factor BamC, which yields MTYIKPIVVALALISMTACSGSKKEQPKLDYQSQSHRLVKLEVPPDLNNPDQGNLYQLPAGSGAVRASDFNKRRTQAVQQPANAEVLKSVKGVRLERDGNQRWLVVDGKSPREIWPLLKVFWQENGFDIKSEEPAIGQMETEWAENRAKIPQDSLRRLLDKVGLGGIYSTSERDKFIIRIEQGKNGSTDIFFAHKGMKEVYADRKKDTTMWQPSESDPNLEAAFLARFMQYLGVDGQQAEQALTQSVAARSNASELARVDNGTLLLAGDYGRNWRRTALALDRIGLTVIGQNAERRAFLVQQAPTEGEAVANKKPGLFKRVFGKGKAEAPKTYPEIIVYVEPINNGARLHLLNKDGSPYKGSDASTLLSRLHTELR from the coding sequence ATGACCTATATCAAACCCATCGTAGTAGCCCTCGCCCTGATTAGCATGACTGCCTGTTCCGGCAGCAAAAAAGAACAACCCAAACTCGACTATCAAAGTCAATCACACCGCCTGGTCAAACTGGAAGTACCACCTGATTTGAACAACCCGGACCAAGGCAACCTCTATCAATTACCGGCAGGCAGCGGCGCCGTCCGCGCCAGCGACTTCAACAAACGCCGCACTCAAGCCGTACAACAACCTGCCAATGCAGAAGTTTTGAAATCCGTTAAAGGCGTACGCCTTGAGCGTGACGGCAACCAACGCTGGTTGGTTGTCGATGGCAAATCGCCTCGCGAAATTTGGCCGTTGCTGAAAGTGTTCTGGCAAGAAAACGGTTTCGACATCAAATCCGAAGAACCGGCCATCGGCCAAATGGAAACCGAGTGGGCTGAAAACCGAGCCAAAATCCCTCAAGACAGCCTGCGCCGCCTGTTGGACAAAGTCGGCTTGGGCGGCATCTACTCCACCAGCGAACGCGACAAGTTCATCATCCGCATCGAACAAGGCAAAAACGGTTCGACCGACATCTTCTTCGCCCATAAAGGCATGAAAGAAGTTTATGCCGACCGTAAAAAAGACACCACCATGTGGCAGCCAAGCGAGAGCGACCCTAACCTCGAAGCCGCATTCCTCGCGCGCTTTATGCAATACTTGGGCGTTGACGGCCAACAAGCCGAACAGGCCCTGACCCAAAGCGTTGCCGCCCGCAGCAATGCCTCCGAGTTGGCCCGTGTGGACAACGGTACCCTGCTGCTGGCAGGCGATTACGGCCGCAACTGGCGCCGCACCGCCCTTGCGCTCGACCGCATCGGTCTGACTGTTATCGGTCAAAATGCCGAACGCCGCGCTTTCTTGGTTCAACAAGCCCCAACCGAAGGCGAAGCAGTTGCCAATAAAAAACCCGGCCTGTTCAAACGCGTATTTGGCAAAGGCAAAGCAGAAGCACCAAAAACTTATCCTGAAATCATCGTCTATGTCGAGCCAATCAACAATGGCGCACGCCTCCATCTGTTGAACAAAGACGGCAGCCCATACAAAGGCAGCGATGCCTCCACATTGTTGAGCCGCCTGCACACAGAATTGCGTTAA
- the dapA gene encoding 4-hydroxy-tetrahydrodipicolinate synthase yields the protein MLKGSLVALITPMNQDGSINYEQLRDLIDWHIENGTDGIVAVGTTGESATLPVEEHLAVIEATVKHVNKRIPVIAGTGANNTVEAIALSQAAEQAGADYTLSVVPYYNKPSQEGIYQHFKAIAEATSIPMVIYNVPGRTVVSMSNDTILRLAEIPNIVGVKEASGKIGSNIELINSVPEGFAVLSGDDPTGLPFMLCGGHGVVTVAANVAPKLFADMCRAALEGDIATARRLNEQLIPIYNTMFCEPSPAAPKWGLSLLGKCEPHVRLPLVALTEAGQAKVRAALEKSGQI from the coding sequence ATGTTAAAAGGCAGTCTGGTTGCCCTGATTACCCCGATGAATCAAGACGGCAGCATCAACTACGAACAACTTCGCGACTTAATCGACTGGCACATTGAAAACGGCACCGACGGCATCGTCGCAGTCGGCACCACCGGCGAGTCAGCCACCCTGCCTGTCGAAGAACATTTGGCCGTTATTGAAGCCACTGTCAAACACGTCAACAAGCGCATTCCCGTTATCGCCGGCACAGGCGCCAACAATACTGTCGAAGCCATCGCCCTTTCCCAAGCCGCCGAGCAAGCCGGTGCGGACTACACCTTATCCGTCGTCCCCTATTACAACAAACCTTCCCAAGAAGGCATTTACCAACATTTCAAAGCCATCGCCGAAGCCACTTCGATTCCGATGGTTATCTACAATGTTCCCGGCCGCACCGTCGTCAGCATGAGCAACGACACTATTTTGCGCTTGGCCGAAATTCCCAATATCGTGGGTGTCAAAGAAGCCAGCGGTAAAATCGGCAGCAACATCGAATTGATCAACAGCGTTCCCGAAGGTTTTGCCGTTTTATCCGGCGACGATCCTACCGGCCTGCCCTTCATGCTGTGTGGCGGCCACGGCGTGGTAACCGTCGCAGCCAACGTTGCACCGAAACTCTTTGCCGACATGTGCCGAGCCGCCCTTGAGGGCGATATTGCGACCGCCCGTCGTCTAAACGAGCAACTTATCCCAATTTATAACACCATGTTCTGCGAGCCCAGCCCGGCCGCGCCCAAATGGGGCCTGAGCTTATTGGGCAAATGCGAACCCCATGTTCGTCTGCCTTTGGTAGCACTGACCGAAGCCGGTCAAGCCAAAGTCCGAGCCGCTCTGGAAAAATCAGGACAAATCTGA
- a CDS encoding THUMP domain-containing class I SAM-dependent RNA methyltransferase has translation MTVYSLFITCPRGLEAPLTQELDSMACQDIRAVDGGVACKGTMEQVYRINLHSRVASRVLLRLTKGGYRNEHDIYKLARNLHWTGWFKLEQTFKVKVEGKRANVKSLDFVGLKIKDAVCDAFRDIYDARPSVGKINPDIRIHAFIDERNVEIFIDTSGEALFKRGYRQDTGEAPLRENLAAGLLLLAGYDGTQPFQDPFCGSGTIAIEAAWIATHRAPGLMRRFGFEKLQNFDKEKWQALRREAEKQIKPAAAPISGSDNDRYMIRAALANAQAAEVDNFIRFDVQDAQAARPNGEHGIMISNPPYGVRLAEVQALQALYPQLGTWLKQYYAGWLVGMFTGDRDMPKFMRLSPKRKIPLFNGNLDCRLFLMDMVKGSNRG, from the coding sequence ATGACGGTTTATTCACTTTTTATCACTTGTCCTCGCGGTTTGGAAGCGCCTTTGACGCAGGAACTCGACAGCATGGCATGTCAGGATATCCGCGCTGTTGACGGCGGTGTGGCATGTAAAGGCACGATGGAGCAGGTGTATCGCATCAACCTGCATTCGCGCGTTGCCAGCCGTGTTTTGCTGCGCTTGACCAAAGGAGGTTATCGCAACGAACATGATATCTACAAACTGGCACGAAATCTGCATTGGACAGGTTGGTTTAAGCTGGAGCAGACCTTCAAAGTCAAAGTCGAAGGCAAGCGCGCCAATGTGAAAAGCTTGGATTTTGTCGGTTTGAAAATCAAAGATGCCGTCTGCGATGCTTTCCGCGATATTTATGATGCGCGTCCGAGCGTGGGCAAAATCAACCCCGATATCCGCATTCATGCCTTTATCGATGAACGCAATGTGGAAATCTTTATCGATACTTCCGGCGAAGCACTCTTTAAACGCGGCTATCGTCAGGATACCGGCGAAGCGCCATTGAGAGAGAACTTGGCGGCAGGTTTGCTGCTTTTGGCAGGCTACGATGGTACGCAGCCTTTCCAAGACCCGTTTTGCGGCAGCGGCACGATTGCCATTGAGGCTGCATGGATTGCGACACATCGTGCGCCGGGCTTGATGCGCCGTTTCGGTTTTGAAAAACTGCAAAACTTCGACAAAGAAAAATGGCAAGCGTTGCGCCGTGAGGCTGAAAAACAAATCAAACCGGCCGCCGCGCCCATTTCCGGCAGCGACAACGACCGTTATATGATCCGCGCCGCATTGGCCAATGCCCAAGCCGCCGAAGTGGATAATTTCATCCGCTTTGACGTGCAAGATGCGCAGGCCGCGCGCCCAAACGGCGAACACGGCATTATGATTTCCAATCCGCCTTATGGCGTGCGCCTTGCGGAGGTTCAGGCTTTGCAGGCTTTATATCCGCAACTCGGTACATGGTTGAAACAATATTACGCCGGCTGGTTGGTAGGAATGTTTACCGGTGATCGCGATATGCCGAAATTTATGCGCCTTTCTCCGAAGCGTAAAATTCCTTTGTTTAACGGTAATTTGGATTGCCGATTGTTTTTGATGGATATGGTGAAAGGTTCGAATCGGGGGTAA
- the rdgB gene encoding RdgB/HAM1 family non-canonical purine NTP pyrophosphatase, which yields MFEKIVLASGNAGKLKEFSRLFTDLNIEVLPQSQFNTPECPEPYHTFVENALAKARHAAKYSALPALADDSGICTNALNGAPGIFSARYAGENPKSDAANNAKLSSDLADKDDKSCYYVCVLVLVRHENDPQPIIAEGIWRGQWQAEAAGTNGFGYDPHFYLAEHGCTAAELAPEIKNAESHRAQALRELLRKIESL from the coding sequence ATGTTTGAAAAAATCGTCCTTGCCAGTGGCAACGCAGGCAAACTCAAAGAATTTTCCCGCCTCTTTACCGACTTAAACATCGAAGTCCTGCCACAATCGCAGTTCAATACGCCCGAATGTCCCGAGCCGTACCATACCTTTGTTGAAAATGCCCTGGCCAAAGCACGCCATGCCGCCAAATACAGCGCCTTACCGGCACTTGCCGATGATTCCGGCATCTGCACCAACGCCTTAAATGGCGCACCCGGCATTTTCTCCGCACGTTATGCAGGCGAAAACCCCAAATCCGATGCCGCAAACAACGCCAAACTGTCTTCCGATCTTGCCGATAAAGACGATAAAAGCTGCTACTACGTCTGCGTACTCGTCCTCGTCCGCCACGAAAACGACCCGCAACCCATCATCGCCGAAGGCATCTGGCGCGGCCAATGGCAGGCCGAAGCAGCCGGCACAAACGGCTTCGGTTACGACCCGCATTTCTATCTGGCCGAACACGGTTGCACCGCCGCCGAGCTTGCCCCTGAAATCAAAAATGCCGAAAGCCACCGCGCCCAAGCATTGCGTGAATTGTTAAGAAAAATTGAATCCTTATAG
- a CDS encoding RnfH family protein, translating into MLEIEIVYGLADRQVLKGMTVAEGTTVREAALQSGLEVEFPELDLQQAPLGIFGKAVKDETVLRDGDRIEVYRPLLIDPKEARRKRAGQE; encoded by the coding sequence ATGCTTGAGATTGAAATTGTTTACGGACTGGCCGATAGGCAAGTGTTGAAGGGTATGACCGTTGCCGAAGGGACAACCGTACGCGAAGCCGCCCTGCAAAGCGGTTTGGAGGTAGAGTTTCCAGAGTTGGATTTGCAGCAAGCGCCTTTGGGTATTTTCGGCAAGGCGGTGAAAGACGAAACGGTGTTGCGAGATGGCGATCGGATTGAGGTTTATCGTCCATTGTTGATTGATCCGAAAGAAGCGCGACGTAAACGCGCCGGACAAGAGTAA
- a CDS encoding nucleobase:cation symporter-2 family protein has translation MAEMTDKQAGSPDLVYGLEDKPPFGNALLSAVTHLLAIFVPMITPALIVGGALELPVEMTAYLVSMAMVASGVGTYLQVNRFGPVGSGMLSIQSVNFSFVTVMIALGTGMKEGGLTEDAMISTLLGVSFVGAFLVCFSAWLLPYLKKVITPTVSGVVVMLIGLSLVHVGITDFGGGFGAKADGTFGSMENLGLASLVLLIVLVFNCLKNPLLRMSGIAVGLIVGYIVALFLGKVDFSALQNLPLITLPVPFKYGFAFDWHAFIVAGAIFLLSVFEAVGDLTATAMVSEQPIEGEEYTKRLRGGVLADGLVSVIATALGSLPLTTFAQNNGVIQMTGVASRHVGKYIAAILVLLGLFPVIGRAFTTIPSPVLGGAMVLMFGLIAIAGVRILVSHGIRRREAVIAATSVGLGLGVAFEPEVFKNLPVLFQNSISAGGIMAVLLNLVLPEDKTDKAVKVETDSLDH, from the coding sequence ATGGCCGAAATGACAGATAAACAGGCCGGTTCGCCTGATTTGGTTTACGGTTTGGAAGACAAGCCGCCGTTTGGGAATGCGTTGTTGAGTGCGGTTACGCACCTTTTGGCTATTTTTGTCCCGATGATTACGCCGGCGCTGATTGTCGGCGGGGCGTTGGAGCTGCCGGTTGAAATGACGGCTTATTTGGTGTCGATGGCGATGGTGGCTTCCGGTGTCGGTACTTATTTGCAGGTCAACCGTTTCGGGCCGGTCGGTTCGGGTATGTTGTCGATTCAGTCGGTCAATTTCTCTTTTGTAACCGTGATGATTGCGCTCGGTACCGGCATGAAAGAGGGCGGTTTGACTGAAGATGCGATGATTTCAACGCTTTTGGGCGTGTCCTTTGTCGGCGCATTTTTGGTGTGCTTCTCCGCCTGGCTTTTGCCTTATCTGAAAAAAGTGATTACGCCGACTGTAAGCGGCGTGGTCGTGATGTTGATCGGCTTGAGTTTGGTGCATGTCGGCATTACTGACTTTGGCGGCGGCTTCGGTGCGAAAGCAGACGGTACGTTCGGCTCGATGGAAAACTTGGGTCTGGCATCGCTGGTGTTGCTGATTGTTTTGGTTTTCAACTGCTTAAAAAATCCGTTGCTGCGCATGAGCGGCATTGCGGTGGGTTTGATTGTCGGTTATATCGTTGCGCTGTTTTTGGGCAAAGTGGATTTTTCTGCCCTGCAAAACCTGCCGCTGATTACCCTGCCGGTTCCGTTTAAATATGGCTTTGCATTTGATTGGCACGCGTTTATTGTCGCCGGTGCGATTTTCTTGTTGAGCGTATTTGAAGCAGTGGGCGATTTGACGGCGACTGCGATGGTCTCCGAGCAGCCGATCGAGGGTGAAGAATATACCAAACGTCTGCGCGGCGGTGTGTTGGCGGATGGTTTGGTGTCTGTGATTGCGACTGCGTTGGGTTCTTTGCCTTTGACCACGTTTGCGCAAAACAACGGCGTGATTCAAATGACCGGCGTGGCTTCGCGTCATGTGGGCAAATATATCGCGGCGATTTTGGTGTTGTTGGGCTTGTTCCCTGTTATCGGCCGTGCGTTTACCACGATTCCGAGTCCGGTTTTGGGTGGCGCGATGGTATTGATGTTTGGCCTGATTGCGATTGCCGGCGTGCGGATTTTGGTCAGCCACGGTATTCGCCGCCGTGAAGCGGTTATCGCGGCAACTTCTGTCGGTTTGGGTTTGGGTGTGGCGTTTGAGCCTGAAGTGTTCAAAAACCTGCCGGTATTGTTCCAAAACTCAATTTCCGCAGGCGGTATTATGGCGGTATTGTTGAACCTGGTTTTGCCGGAAGACAAAACCGATAAAGCGGTTAAGGTGGAAACCGATAGTTTGGATCACTAA
- a CDS encoding thioredoxin family protein: MPKPTPEELAAFAKFVSAFIPTTPDELLQLVDGQKTTIVFLGKPSCSYCRRFVAKLSTVSLNKQLTIHFTDSSNKAALKTFRKQHGIKTVPALLKISQGKIKSVCNSKLSEEEIEAFLSA, from the coding sequence ATGCCCAAGCCCACACCTGAAGAATTGGCAGCCTTTGCAAAATTCGTTTCTGCCTTCATTCCTACCACACCTGACGAACTTCTTCAGCTCGTTGATGGTCAAAAAACTACTATCGTCTTTTTAGGCAAACCAAGCTGTTCATACTGTCGCCGTTTTGTTGCAAAACTGTCTACCGTTTCCTTAAACAAGCAGCTTACCATCCACTTTACCGACAGCAGCAACAAAGCAGCTTTAAAAACTTTTCGTAAACAACACGGCATCAAAACTGTTCCCGCATTACTCAAAATCTCACAAGGCAAAATAAAATCCGTCTGCAATTCCAAATTATCAGAAGAAGAAATTGAAGCATTTTTGAGCGCTTAG
- a CDS encoding opacity family porin: MKKVLVTLIALSLPAFALADATKGFYVQADAGHATVKGDASVKGFSPRISAGYDFGDFRVAADYTHYKSEKINTASFDAEGKYHSAGVSAIYDFDLQTPVKPYVGARVAINHASAKVKTANSYYERSDTKTGVGAMAGVSYEVTPNVALDAGYRYNYWGKMNSIKFHTHEVSAGVRVTF; the protein is encoded by the coding sequence ATGAAAAAAGTTCTGGTAACACTGATTGCTCTTTCCCTGCCTGCATTTGCATTGGCTGATGCAACCAAAGGTTTTTATGTTCAGGCTGATGCTGGTCATGCTACTGTAAAGGGAGATGCATCAGTTAAAGGCTTTAGCCCACGCATCTCTGCCGGTTACGATTTCGGCGATTTCCGTGTTGCCGCTGACTATACCCATTATAAGTCTGAAAAAATCAATACTGCCTCATTCGATGCTGAAGGTAAATACCACAGTGCCGGCGTTTCTGCTATTTATGACTTTGATCTGCAAACTCCTGTAAAACCTTATGTAGGTGCTCGTGTGGCTATTAATCATGCTTCTGCAAAAGTTAAGACAGCTAATTCATATTATGAACGCAGTGATACTAAAACTGGTGTTGGAGCAATGGCTGGCGTAAGCTACGAAGTAACACCTAACGTTGCCTTGGATGCAGGCTATCGCTACAACTATTGGGGCAAAATGAATAGCATTAAGTTCCATACTCACGAAGTATCTGCCGGCGTACGCGTAACATTCTAA
- a CDS encoding VanZ family protein — protein MKALPLNKFTAAALIWFVAAIYALLFREGGNSAPPFPHFDKVGHFGLFFGQAWLCAKIFIQDNRNIPYKGILFAALLFAVGSELAQAFLTTTRQGSIADGIADMAGTAAALWFAAKVKAAKS, from the coding sequence ATGAAAGCCTTGCCGTTAAACAAATTTACTGCCGCTGCCTTAATCTGGTTTGTGGCCGCCATTTATGCCTTACTTTTCAGAGAGGGCGGCAATAGCGCTCCACCATTTCCCCATTTTGATAAAGTCGGCCATTTCGGACTGTTTTTCGGTCAGGCATGGTTGTGTGCAAAAATATTTATTCAAGACAATAGGAATATTCCCTATAAAGGCATTCTGTTTGCCGCCTTATTGTTTGCAGTAGGCAGCGAGCTGGCTCAGGCATTTCTGACTACTACGCGCCAAGGTTCGATTGCGGACGGTATTGCCGATATGGCAGGTACGGCTGCCGCGCTATGGTTTGCAGCAAAAGTAAAAGCAGCAAAAAGTTAG
- a CDS encoding NGO_0222 family membrane protein, which translates to MTRQKAYLILTALFTLMFIVLILLGAYLLSIHSKQFAVAAFLFAFAAVFAQIGSLALYIRHKARAQMARMQQTETH; encoded by the coding sequence ATGACCCGACAAAAAGCCTATCTGATCCTGACCGCCCTGTTTACCCTGATGTTTATCGTCCTGATTCTGTTGGGTGCTTATCTTCTGAGCATTCACAGCAAACAATTTGCCGTTGCCGCCTTTCTGTTTGCCTTTGCCGCCGTTTTTGCCCAAATCGGCAGCCTTGCCCTTTACATCCGCCACAAAGCACGCGCGCAAATGGCCCGTATGCAGCAAACCGAAACCCATTAA
- a CDS encoding type II toxin-antitoxin system RatA family toxin translates to MKKVEKNVLVLHSAEEMFELVDKVEDYPKFLPWYSKTEVIERKGNELKARLFMDYMRVKQSFATHNHNIPGQEIRMDLLEGPFKTLRGTWKFIDLGDDMCKVEFRLEYDFSNAVLSAMISPVFGHLAGTLVDAFIKEADRRYA, encoded by the coding sequence ATGAAAAAAGTCGAGAAAAACGTATTGGTACTGCATAGCGCTGAGGAAATGTTTGAGCTGGTGGACAAGGTCGAGGACTATCCAAAATTTTTGCCGTGGTACAGCAAGACCGAAGTCATCGAACGCAAAGGCAATGAGCTAAAAGCGCGCCTGTTTATGGACTATATGCGTGTCAAGCAGTCGTTTGCAACGCACAACCACAATATCCCGGGGCAGGAAATCCGCATGGATTTGCTCGAGGGGCCGTTTAAAACCCTGCGCGGCACTTGGAAATTTATCGACTTGGGCGATGATATGTGTAAAGTCGAATTCAGATTAGAATACGATTTCTCCAATGCCGTACTCTCTGCCATGATTTCCCCAGTATTCGGCCACCTCGCCGGCACGCTGGTGGATGCTTTTATTAAAGAGGCCGACCGCCGCTATGCTTGA